TTGATACTGCACAAAGTTCAGACTCCAATCAAGAGCCAATCAATATTGAGGCCGACTCTCTGGAGGCCATCAATGGCGAGCGTGCAACCTACAAAGGCGACGTGGTGGTTGTCCAAGGTAATAAAACCATTACTGCTGACAGCGTGACGCTCCACCAAGACGACAACGTCGTCGTCGCTGAAGGCAATGTCACCATTGACGATGGCCAGTTTAATGCCGTATCTGACAAAATCACTAACGATTTAAATAAAGATGTCATTACTGCTGAAAACACGCAGTATAAAATGTTGTGTGGGGGTGGACGCGGCGATGCTGTGTACATTTCAAAAACGGGCAAGTCGCTCTATCAAATCAACGATGGCTCGATCACCACTTGTCCAGAAGATGACAATTCATGGCGCTTTCTAGCCGATGACATTCGAGTCGATCAAGACAATGAAGTAGCTACCCTTTACGGGAGTCGTGTGGAAGTAAAAGATGTCCCGATCTTCTACATGCCTTATATGACGATGCCTACCAGTAACAAGCGAAAAACCGGTGTCCTATTCCCGTCACTTTCACTAGGCTCAAAAAACGGCCTGGAGCTACAGATCCCAGTTTACTGGAACCTAGCCCCTAACTACGACTTGCTTACCACTTTCCACTACATGCAAACGCGTGGCTTGCAACTAAAAGGGGATTTTCGCTATCTGACCTCAACCAGTAGTGGTGAATTGAAAGGCGAGTACCTTGCTGACGACCAAAAATACCCTGAAAAAGATCAGCGCTGGGCATTCCAATACAAAAATAACAGTAATTTTGGTCAGCACTGGAAATTGGATGTCGATTACTCTCAGGTAAGTGATAACGACTACTTCCAAGATCTCGATTCTAGCATCGGTAGCCGCTCAGAAGGTCAACTGTCGCAAAAAGGGACTGTTGCCTATCGCGAGCAGTTCTGGGATGCAGCGATCACGGTTCAAGACTTCCAAATTCTGGTTGATGATACTAAGCCTTACCGCTTAATGCCGCAGTTTGAATTTAACTACTACCGCCCTGAAATTTATCAAAACCTGAACTTTGATTTGGTCAGCAGTATCTCTCGCTTTGAGACCGACGATGAGAAAAAGCCTTCGGCGACTCGTGTTCACGTGGAGCCTGGCATCACTCTGCCTCTTTCAAATACTTGGGGTACTTGGACAACCGAAGCTCGCTACCTCTTAACGCAATATAATCAAGAAATTGACAACCTAAACATCGCTGATGTCGGTCCGTTGGAAGAGAAAGTCACTCGTGCATTGCCAGAGTTTCGCACTCATGCGGGCATGGTGTTTGAGCGCGATACCGCCTCTATTAATGGTTACACACAAACCCTAGAGCCGCAGGTTCAATACTTGTACGTGCCAGAAGTTGATCAAAGTAATATCTTTAATTACGACACCACTTTATTGCAAACCGATTACTACGGCCTGTTCCGTAGCCGCCGTTTCAGTGGCGTGGACAAAGTCGCAGCAGCCAACCAAATTAGCTACGGTGCGACGTCGCGTTTTTACGATGGTGGACAAAAAGAACGTCTAGCAATCTCATTTGGTCAAATTTACTACCTTGATCCGGCAAGTAAAAACCCAAATAGCGCCACCGACAATGAGTCTTCAAACTACTCATCATGGGCAATTGAGACCGATTTTAACTACAACGATCGCGTGTTCTACCATGGCGGGATTCAATATGATATTGATTCATCTTCGGTATCACTCGCCAATAGTGCAGTCGAGTATCGGGTCGAAGACGACTTCATCCAAGCCAACTATCGCTACGTGACCAAAGAGTACATCGAAAGTATTAACAGCTATAGCAACGATGAACTGTCAAAGTTAACACGTAACGGTATAAACCAAGTTGGCCTTTTAGGTGGTTATCAAATTAACCGCAACTGGATCGCAACTGGTCAGTATTACTATGACATGACCGAGCGCGTATCCATTGAATGGCTGGCCAAATTAGAGTATCAATCGGATTGTTGGTATTTTGGTGTCGACTACAGCCGCCAACTTCGTAGCTGGGAGTCTGGTATTGTGGGTATTGGCGGCGCTAACTTCGAAGACAACATTCGATTTAGCTTTGGTATCACAGGTCTTGGTGGCAGCTCACGTGCCCCTGAGCCACCAAATGGTAACGCGCTGAAATACGGCAGACCGTTTATACTTAACCAATAATCGCCAAGCCGTCACACGATGACATCATGCAAAGAACTTAATTCACTTCACAGACTCATAGTCTGTGAAGTTTTCACTGGGAATATCGATGAAATTTATTAGTACACTCTTTTCAACTTGCCTATTGGCGGCCATGTCGTTTCAAGCAGCAGCGGAGCCCGTTGAGCTTGACCGTGTTAGAGTCATTGTTAACGATGGCGTGATTTTGCAAAGTGATATCGACTCAGCTACCAAAACCCTCACAGCTAACGCGCGTAAGAACAACCAAGAGCTGCCTTCAGACGATATTTTGCTAGAACAGATCTTAGATAAACTGATCCTAGAAAAACTGCAGCTTCAAGAAGCTGAGCGTATCGGTGTTCGTATCGACGATAACCGCTTGTCACAAGCCCTTGGCGATATCGCAGCGAACAACGAGCAAACCCAAGAGCAGCTTCGTCAAACGGTCGCCGAAGAAGGCCTATCATGGGAAGCATTTCGCGAGCAAATTCGTGATGAAATTGCTGCCAGTGAAGCACGTAATGCTATGGTAAGACAGCGCATCAACATTCTTCCTGCAGAGGTTGATAACCTTTCTGAGCTGCTCGCGAAAGAAAGTGACGCGACAGTGACTTACAAGATCCGCCACATTCAGCTTCGCTTTAACGATGGTGAAGATAAGAGCGTTCAAGAGAAGCAAGCAGAAACCATTATCGAACGACTAAACGGCGGTGAAGACTTCGCAACCATGGCCTATACCTTCTCGAAAGGTCCAAAAGCACTAGAAGGTGGTGATTGGGGCTGGATGCGTAAAGAGGAAATGCCAACTATCTTTGCTGACCAAATCAACATGCAGACCAAAGGAACCATCATTGGTCCATTTCGTAGCGGCGTTGGTTTTCACATCCTGAAAATCGAAGACGTGAAAGGTCTAGAAACCGTCTCTGTGACTGAAGTAAATGCCCGTCATATTCTGATCAAGCCAACGGTTATCCTTAGTGATGAGGGCGTGAAACGTCAGCTCAACACCATTATTCAAAAAGTTCAATCTGGTGAAGCGAGCTTTGCCGAAATGGCTGAACAGTTCAGCCAAGATCCAGGCTCAGCAGTACAAGGTGGTGAACTCGGCTATCAAACCCCAGAGCTTTATGTGCCTGAATTTAAGCACCAAGTGGAAACCCTACCGGTTAAACAGATCAGTGAACCATTTAAAACCGTTCACGGCTGGCACATTGTAGAAGTTCTGGATCGCCGCGATGTCGACAAAACAGGTTCTGCGATGCAAAACCGTGCATACCGTATCCTATTTAACCGTAAGTTTAATGAAGAAGCATCAGCATGGATCCAAGAACTTCGTGCGAGTGCCTTTGTAGAGATGGTTGAGGACGAAGAGAATGCAACCAATTAAGCGCATTATCGTTACCGCCGGTGAGCCGGCGGGCATCGGCCCCGATTTGGCGGTAGCTTTGTCGCAAAAATCATGGCCACATCAAGTGGTCATTTGCGCAGATAAGTCACTGATAGCGAATCGAGCTAAGCAACTTGGTATCAACGTCGAACTGGTTGACTTCGACGAGCAGAACTTTGATTCCCAACAGCAAGGGCGCCTGGTCATTCTCCATGAACCGTTATCCGTTCCTGCAAAAGCTGGCGTTCTGGATGAAAGAAACGGTCAGTACGTACTAAATACCCTAGAAAAAGCCGCAAAAGGCTGTATGAATGGTCAATTTGATGCTATTGTCACCGGCCCTGTGCACAAAGGGGTGATCAATCGCGCTGGCGTTAGCTTCAGTGGCCATACTGAGTTCTTTGCTGAGGTATCCAATACACCACTTGTGGTGATGATGCTAGCAACGGAAGGGTTAAGAACGGCACTGGTTACAACACACCTTCCTTTAACGGAGGTGCCTAATGCCATCACCGAGGATCGCGTAACGCGAATCGTCGACATACTGCATCACGATTTGGTCACCAAGTTTGGCATCAAAACGCCAAACATCTATGTCTGCGGCCTAAACCCTCACGCGGGTGAAGATGGCTGCCTAGGTATGGAAGAGATTGAAACCATCACTCCTACCCTAGAGAAACTTCGCACAGAGAAAAATTATCAGCTTGTTGGCCCACTACCCGCCGACACGATATTTAATGACAAATACTTACGCGAAGCAGATGCTGTCTTAGGCATGTATCACGATCAAGTCCTTCCTGTATTGAAATACAAAGGCTTTGGTCGTTCAGTAAACATCACTCTTGGTCTACCCTTTATAAGGACATCGGTTGATCATGGCACTGCGATTGATCTTGCTGGCACAGGCCAAGCAGACTTTGGCAGCTTTGAGACAGCGCTGGCGTACGCAATAGACTTAGTAGAGAGCAGACAATGAGAAATGATGTCCACTTAGGGCACAAGGCCAGAAAACGCTTTGGTCAGAACTTCCTGAACGATCCGTACATCATCGATGGTATCGTATCTTCAATTAACCCAAGACCGGGCCAAAACCTGGTTGAGATCGGTCCGGGTCTTGGCGCGATTACTGAGCCAGTGGGTAAAGAAGTCGACAAGTTTACGGTTATCGAACTCGACCGTGACTTGGCACAGCGTCTGCGTACTCACCCAGATCTTGCTGACAAGCTAACGATTCACGAAGGCGATGCAATGCGTTTTGACTTCACTCAGCTGGTGAAGCCAAACAACAAACTGCGTATCTTTGGTAACCTACCATATAACATCTCTACGCCTTTGATGTTCCACCTATTTGAATTCCATAAAGACATTCAAGACATGCACTTTATGCTTCAAAAAGAAGTAGTTAACCGTCTAGCAGCAGGGCCAGGCAGTAAAGCTTATGGCCGTCTAACGGTCATGGCGCAGTACTACTGTAAAGTGGTACCTGTACTTGAAGTTCCGCCAACAGCATTCGTGCCGCCGCCGAAAGTTGACTCAGCGGTTGTGCGCCTAGTGCCTTACGAGGAGCTACCGTACCCAGCAACCAGCCTTAAATGGCTCGATCGCGTATGTCGCGAAGGCTTCAACCAGCGTCGTAAGACCGTGCGTAACTGCTATAAAGCACTCATGTCGGCAGAAACCCTGGAAGAGCTTGGTGTGAACCCATCAATGCGCCCAGAGAACCTGACGCTGCAACAGTTTGTTGACATGGCAAACTGGCTCGACGCCAACCATGGATAATACAAATCAATAACAGAAAAAACGCTCACTAGCTTGCTATTGAGCGTTTTTTGTCATATCTGAATATGCACTTCAAGCAGTTAGGAGATTGACATGGAGTCGACCACGCCATGCATTAAATGCCAAGTACACACTAAGTACGTTGAAGAACAATCCGATCCAGACAACAACCGTTATGTTTTTGCCTACATCATTACTATCAAAAATCTAAGTCAGGAAACGGTTCAACTGATAAGCCGACGTTGGCTCATTACCGATGCCAATGGCAAACAGCTTACCGTAGAGGGCGACGGTGTCGTGGGTCAGCAGCCAGTGATAGAGAAAAATGATGAGTATACCTACACCAGCGGTACCGCGATCGAAACGCCACTCGGCGTGATGCAAGGGCACTACATCATGCTAGATGCCAACGGCAAACAGTTTACCGCCGAAATTGAGCCATTCCGCTTAGCCATTCCCAACATACTGAATTAAGGAACACTGTGGCCAACTACATTGTCGGAGACATTCAAGGCTGTCTCGATGAACTGCAGCTTTTATTAGCTAGCGTTAGCTTTAACCCGCAACAAGATACCATTTGGTTCGCTGGCGATCTCGTCGCAAGAGGACCAAAGTCTTTAGAAACACTTAGGTATGTTAAATCACTAGGAGATGCGGCTAAGGTTTGTTTAGGCAACCACGATTTACATCTTCTTGCGGTGTCTTTAGGCGTTCACAAAACAAAGCCAAAGGACAAAACGTTACCCATCCTCGAAGCGAGCGACAGAGACGAGTTACTTAACTGGCTAAGACAACAACCATTATTGCTTGAACATGATGAGTTTGTCGTTTGTCATGCGGGGATCTCACCACAATGGACACTGAAACAAGCGAAGAAATGCGCAAAAAAGGTAGCAAAAAAGCTACGCGGAGACGATTGGCAGTCACTGATCAAAAACATGTATAGCAACGAGCCGGACGCCTGGTCTTCTGAACTCAAAGGGATTGAGCGACTTCGCTATACCATCAATGCTTACACCCGAATGCGATTTTGTTTTCCTGATGGTCGCTTAGACATGGGTTGCAAGCTCCCTCCTTCAGAAGTAAATCCGAGTGAATATGTACCCTGGTTTGCCCTACCATCACGTGAGCCACTGAGTAAAACTGTGATTTTTGGTCATTGGGCAGCGCTGGGTGGTTATGTCAGCGAAGAGGTCATAGGGCTTGATACCGGCTGTGTATGGGGTGGGGAACTGACCATGATCCGCTGGGAAGACAAAGCGCTATTTAGTCAGCCTGCGCTGTAACAATCGATAAAACTCGCCAGTCAATGAACTGGCGAGCTGTAAAAACTTAACGCTCTAACACCACAAACTCCATGTTGTAGGCATTTTTTTCATCCGCACTGTAATGCTCACTATGGCTCTGCTGCCAACCTTCTCCCCAGTCAGGAAATTGCGTATCTCCATCAAGCTTGGCATCAATATGGGTCAGATACAGTTTATTTGCCATCGGAAGACAGTGACTATAGAAGCTACCGCCACCAATGATCATCGCTTCTTCGACATCGCTAACCAGCTCCAATGCCTGTTCAAGCGAGGTCACCGTATCCACACCTTCGATAGACAGCTCACTGTTACGACTCACAACAATATTGCGACGCCCCGGTAGTGGGCGTCCGATAGACTCATAAGTCTTACGACCCATAATCACAGGCTTACCCATCGTGCAGCGCTTAAACCAAGCAAAATCAGCCGGTAAATGCCACGGCATTTGGTTGTCCTTACCAATGATACGATTGTCTGCCATAGCGGCTATCATACTGATGATCATGATTGTTTATTCCTAATTAGACGATTGGGCGACGGCGGTAGAATAACAGCCCTGGCATCGCAAGACCAACCGCGAGTCCTGCGATAATGAACATCGCCTTCAAAAAGTTCTCAAGAAGCGTTGCTAGCAGCTCTGGGGTGTAGCCTAAGTGATTGATCTCCACCATCGCAATCATGGCTTTGAAAGCAAATACACCTGGCACCATAGGGATCAAAGCGGCGACTGTGAACACTTTTGGATGAGCCAAAAACTTATGAGACCAATGCACACCAATCATACCAACCAGAGTTGCGGCAAAAAAGGTCGCCCACTCAATCGGCACCCCGTAATGCATCATTAAAAAACGCGAGCCATGACCGATCGCGCCACCAATAGCGCAGTACGCCAACGCATTTTGCGGCACGTTAAATACCAGAGCAAAACCCACCGCTGGTATGGCGGCAAAAAACATATCATTAAGTAGAGCGAGTAGCAGTTCCATCATTACTGTACCCACCCTAATACGTTGGTAATGCTCATCGCACCAACGATACCTAAACAGGTCGCGAGCGTTAGTAAGCTTGCCATCACAAAGCGGGCAATCCCCATATTAATGTAGCCTTTGAGCATATCGGCCACCGAGTTAATCAGCGGAAAACCAGGCACCAACATCAGTACCGAAGAGGCCATCACTAACTGTGGCTTGTCTCCGATTCCATAAATCACGGCTTGTGCGGAGATGAGCGTAGTGACAAAAGCAGTGATCGCGAAATTGAGTAGCGGATTGAAGTGACGATGACCAAACTCCTGACGCACAATCATGCCCAAGCCAGACGCTAAAAAGGTCATACCAAACACCGCCCAATCTCCTCCGGCTAAGCGGCTAAAAGCAGCACAAGAAAGACCTATCATCACCACCACTAACCAGCGGTTGTAACGTTCTGGGCTGATTTGGTTAAGCTTTTTTTGAGCCAGTTGATAGTCGAGAATGCCCTTTTCCATCATGATGCAGATGCGCTGAATCTGCGTAACGACCCGCATATTCAAGCCGCGATCTGGGCTTCGACGTGCCGTGGTGACGCAATGTTCGTTGTAAACAGTAGTGACGACTAGAGAGCTAGCAGAGAGCGATACTTCCACTTCATCCATGCCCGCTGCTTTGCCGATTCGATGTGTAATGTGACCAACCAGGGTGCTTTCAGCGCCATGAGCTAACAGCATTTGGCCTGCTTGAGCAATCAGCCGAGAGACTGCTCTTTGATTAGGTGCCATGTATCCTTCCAAGCATGTTGTTCTAGGCAAATGTTTTGCCAATCCATAATTTATTTGGCCGATTGGTTTCTGCCAAACAAAGTGCAAACGTTTGAGCCGGTTAGTTTGCCTCAGTTTCTGAGTCAGAGAAATGATTTAGGTACAAAAAAACCGCAATAACAATTGCGGTTTTTCATTCTAGATGCGGATTT
The Vibrio sp. CB1-14 DNA segment above includes these coding regions:
- the apaH gene encoding bis(5'-nucleosyl)-tetraphosphatase (symmetrical) ApaH, which translates into the protein MANYIVGDIQGCLDELQLLLASVSFNPQQDTIWFAGDLVARGPKSLETLRYVKSLGDAAKVCLGNHDLHLLAVSLGVHKTKPKDKTLPILEASDRDELLNWLRQQPLLLEHDEFVVCHAGISPQWTLKQAKKCAKKVAKKLRGDDWQSLIKNMYSNEPDAWSSELKGIERLRYTINAYTRMRFCFPDGRLDMGCKLPPSEVNPSEYVPWFALPSREPLSKTVIFGHWAALGGYVSEEVIGLDTGCVWGGELTMIRWEDKALFSQPAL
- the surA gene encoding peptidylprolyl isomerase SurA, coding for MSFQAAAEPVELDRVRVIVNDGVILQSDIDSATKTLTANARKNNQELPSDDILLEQILDKLILEKLQLQEAERIGVRIDDNRLSQALGDIAANNEQTQEQLRQTVAEEGLSWEAFREQIRDEIAASEARNAMVRQRINILPAEVDNLSELLAKESDATVTYKIRHIQLRFNDGEDKSVQEKQAETIIERLNGGEDFATMAYTFSKGPKALEGGDWGWMRKEEMPTIFADQINMQTKGTIIGPFRSGVGFHILKIEDVKGLETVSVTEVNARHILIKPTVILSDEGVKRQLNTIIQKVQSGEASFAEMAEQFSQDPGSAVQGGELGYQTPELYVPEFKHQVETLPVKQISEPFKTVHGWHIVEVLDRRDVDKTGSAMQNRAYRILFNRKFNEEASAWIQELRASAFVEMVEDEENATN
- the pdxA gene encoding 4-hydroxythreonine-4-phosphate dehydrogenase PdxA, with the protein product MQPIKRIIVTAGEPAGIGPDLAVALSQKSWPHQVVICADKSLIANRAKQLGINVELVDFDEQNFDSQQQGRLVILHEPLSVPAKAGVLDERNGQYVLNTLEKAAKGCMNGQFDAIVTGPVHKGVINRAGVSFSGHTEFFAEVSNTPLVVMMLATEGLRTALVTTHLPLTEVPNAITEDRVTRIVDILHHDLVTKFGIKTPNIYVCGLNPHAGEDGCLGMEEIETITPTLEKLRTEKNYQLVGPLPADTIFNDKYLREADAVLGMYHDQVLPVLKYKGFGRSVNITLGLPFIRTSVDHGTAIDLAGTGQADFGSFETALAYAIDLVESRQ
- the lptD gene encoding LPS assembly protein LptD, with product MSRFSRTYLAASIGAALLASYANAEETSKNSGQSMPPAEQCSVDTAQSSDSNQEPINIEADSLEAINGERATYKGDVVVVQGNKTITADSVTLHQDDNVVVAEGNVTIDDGQFNAVSDKITNDLNKDVITAENTQYKMLCGGGRGDAVYISKTGKSLYQINDGSITTCPEDDNSWRFLADDIRVDQDNEVATLYGSRVEVKDVPIFYMPYMTMPTSNKRKTGVLFPSLSLGSKNGLELQIPVYWNLAPNYDLLTTFHYMQTRGLQLKGDFRYLTSTSSGELKGEYLADDQKYPEKDQRWAFQYKNNSNFGQHWKLDVDYSQVSDNDYFQDLDSSIGSRSEGQLSQKGTVAYREQFWDAAITVQDFQILVDDTKPYRLMPQFEFNYYRPEIYQNLNFDLVSSISRFETDDEKKPSATRVHVEPGITLPLSNTWGTWTTEARYLLTQYNQEIDNLNIADVGPLEEKVTRALPEFRTHAGMVFERDTASINGYTQTLEPQVQYLYVPEVDQSNIFNYDTTLLQTDYYGLFRSRRFSGVDKVAAANQISYGATSRFYDGGQKERLAISFGQIYYLDPASKNPNSATDNESSNYSSWAIETDFNYNDRVFYHGGIQYDIDSSSVSLANSAVEYRVEDDFIQANYRYVTKEYIESINSYSNDELSKLTRNGINQVGLLGGYQINRNWIATGQYYYDMTERVSIEWLAKLEYQSDCWYFGVDYSRQLRSWESGIVGIGGANFEDNIRFSFGITGLGGSSRAPEPPNGNALKYGRPFILNQ
- the apaG gene encoding Co2+/Mg2+ efflux protein ApaG — protein: MESTTPCIKCQVHTKYVEEQSDPDNNRYVFAYIITIKNLSQETVQLISRRWLITDANGKQLTVEGDGVVGQQPVIEKNDEYTYTSGTAIETPLGVMQGHYIMLDANGKQFTAEIEPFRLAIPNILN
- the rsmA gene encoding 16S rRNA (adenine(1518)-N(6)/adenine(1519)-N(6))-dimethyltransferase RsmA produces the protein MRNDVHLGHKARKRFGQNFLNDPYIIDGIVSSINPRPGQNLVEIGPGLGAITEPVGKEVDKFTVIELDRDLAQRLRTHPDLADKLTIHEGDAMRFDFTQLVKPNNKLRIFGNLPYNISTPLMFHLFEFHKDIQDMHFMLQKEVVNRLAAGPGSKAYGRLTVMAQYYCKVVPVLEVPPTAFVPPPKVDSAVVRLVPYEELPYPATSLKWLDRVCREGFNQRRKTVRNCYKALMSAETLEELGVNPSMRPENLTLQQFVDMANWLDANHG
- the folA gene encoding type 3 dihydrofolate reductase, producing the protein MIISMIAAMADNRIIGKDNQMPWHLPADFAWFKRCTMGKPVIMGRKTYESIGRPLPGRRNIVVSRNSELSIEGVDTVTSLEQALELVSDVEEAMIIGGGSFYSHCLPMANKLYLTHIDAKLDGDTQFPDWGEGWQQSHSEHYSADEKNAYNMEFVVLER
- a CDS encoding threonine/serine exporter family protein, which gives rise to MMELLLALLNDMFFAAIPAVGFALVFNVPQNALAYCAIGGAIGHGSRFLMMHYGVPIEWATFFAATLVGMIGVHWSHKFLAHPKVFTVAALIPMVPGVFAFKAMIAMVEINHLGYTPELLATLLENFLKAMFIIAGLAVGLAMPGLLFYRRRPIV
- a CDS encoding threonine/serine exporter family protein yields the protein MAPNQRAVSRLIAQAGQMLLAHGAESTLVGHITHRIGKAAGMDEVEVSLSASSLVVTTVYNEHCVTTARRSPDRGLNMRVVTQIQRICIMMEKGILDYQLAQKKLNQISPERYNRWLVVVMIGLSCAAFSRLAGGDWAVFGMTFLASGLGMIVRQEFGHRHFNPLLNFAITAFVTTLISAQAVIYGIGDKPQLVMASSVLMLVPGFPLINSVADMLKGYINMGIARFVMASLLTLATCLGIVGAMSITNVLGWVQ